One segment of Natronosalvus halobius DNA contains the following:
- a CDS encoding PAS domain S-box protein, with protein sequence MDTRTHIVYVDPDCNDSVAPAVRAVGLDLECVESDEACLDRLESADCVITEYDLGPAARTGLDLYRAIRRRAPDVPVVLYTDAGNEAIAGEALAAGVAGYVPKSQGVETLVTRVLEAIVETETGADIGHDSESGPNSDPESDSNSEPDPDSESSDPFSIAKTHDERNEPFLESSADHVQLIVEQSPFAIIKWTPEFEVRHWNEAAADLFGYTAAEAVGRHATDLVVPQERHDAITDWWSTWLDDEPSTNHGISRNVDKDGTSFRCEWSTTPLVDADGTVRGALSFVRDATSEFRRSLALETLQETTQALMQTSSETEIGALVIDATDEIIDDVLAGIRVYDEDANRLDLVAVSDRLQEQTAQFTPVGPGDDPLWSTYASGSPTVIEDASAEMVPYDLTDEVGNAVIYPLGDYGLLTVAASGTATIEEIDLTLIRILAATAEAAFDQAARKRELERAKTVVEAVGDSLYAVDTEGTLVTVNDTMVEITGYDRNTLVGLHASEVLTEESFERGVREVERLAAGDSDGDGDEVATYDVDIVTASGDLVPCEVNTTLLEGEGDLSGSVGILRDVTDRKLMEQELVDHREKMEKLHEIASRLDSCETAQDVYDLTVETAEDVLEFDVCVVDRVDGEYLETVAVSSTIHEDGFSSRAPIDEGIAGKTYRNDRTYRLDDLRADEEATPERDSYRSVLSAPIGDRGIFQAVSTDVGAFDRADQELTELLLSHVSDTLDRLAFETRLKAERDRFAALFENVPDAIVSTKRVPDGPIVEQVNPAFERIFGYEESELLEKPLDSFIVPPDRFEHAQEINERGTRGEAVEAEVKRRTSDGLRDFMMRVVPMDTNGSTDRAFGLYTDITAQKQHQKRVEILNRVLRHDLRNGMNIINGCAEMLAEAVEDEDDRDFAEAIQERAGELISLAEKTRAVERTLDRDGAAAGPVDVVDCVETALGRIDAEYPAVDIGCALPDRAHARADELLGDAIFHVLENAIEHSDRAEPTIEIGLEVDDDDTLTLTIADDGPGIPGEERALLQEDEEITQLRHASGLGLWLVNWVITQSGGQLTFQENDPRGTVVRMQIPTADVPTRSASIDGTATSD encoded by the coding sequence ATGGACACACGAACCCACATCGTCTACGTCGACCCCGACTGCAACGATAGCGTCGCCCCCGCCGTTCGAGCAGTCGGTCTCGACCTCGAGTGCGTCGAGAGCGATGAGGCCTGTCTCGACCGACTCGAGTCCGCCGATTGCGTCATTACGGAGTACGACCTCGGACCCGCCGCGAGAACCGGCCTCGACCTCTACCGGGCGATTCGTCGGCGAGCGCCGGACGTTCCGGTCGTGCTCTACACCGACGCCGGCAACGAAGCCATCGCAGGCGAGGCACTCGCTGCCGGCGTCGCCGGCTACGTTCCGAAGTCACAGGGCGTCGAGACCCTCGTGACTCGCGTTCTCGAGGCGATCGTCGAGACGGAAACCGGCGCTGACATCGGTCACGACTCCGAATCCGGCCCCAACTCCGACCCTGAATCCGACTCCAACTCCGAACCCGACCCCGACTCCGAATCCAGCGATCCGTTCTCGATCGCAAAAACGCACGACGAGCGCAACGAACCGTTCCTCGAGTCGTCGGCCGATCACGTCCAACTCATCGTCGAACAGTCGCCGTTCGCGATCATCAAATGGACCCCCGAATTCGAGGTCCGCCACTGGAACGAAGCCGCGGCAGACCTGTTCGGCTACACCGCAGCGGAAGCTGTCGGTCGTCACGCGACCGACCTCGTCGTCCCCCAGGAGAGACACGACGCGATTACCGACTGGTGGTCGACCTGGCTCGACGACGAGCCGAGCACGAACCACGGCATCTCGCGAAACGTCGACAAAGACGGAACGTCGTTTCGGTGCGAGTGGTCCACGACGCCCCTCGTCGACGCTGACGGCACCGTCAGGGGGGCCCTCTCGTTCGTCCGCGACGCGACGTCGGAGTTCCGGCGTTCGCTCGCACTCGAGACGCTCCAAGAGACGACCCAGGCGCTGATGCAGACGAGCTCGGAGACCGAAATCGGCGCGCTCGTCATCGACGCGACGGACGAGATTATCGACGACGTCCTCGCCGGTATTCGGGTCTACGACGAGGACGCGAACCGACTCGACCTGGTCGCGGTGAGCGATCGACTCCAGGAGCAGACGGCACAGTTTACGCCGGTCGGTCCCGGCGACGACCCGCTGTGGTCGACGTACGCTTCGGGATCGCCGACCGTCATCGAGGACGCCTCTGCGGAGATGGTCCCCTACGATCTCACCGACGAAGTCGGTAACGCCGTGATCTACCCGCTCGGCGATTACGGTCTGCTGACCGTCGCCGCGTCCGGCACCGCCACGATCGAGGAGATCGATCTCACCCTGATACGAATTCTCGCGGCGACGGCCGAAGCCGCCTTCGACCAGGCCGCCCGCAAACGCGAACTCGAGCGGGCGAAGACGGTCGTCGAGGCCGTTGGCGACAGCCTGTACGCTGTCGACACCGAGGGGACGCTCGTCACGGTCAACGACACGATGGTCGAGATCACCGGCTACGACCGGAACACCCTCGTCGGACTCCACGCCTCCGAGGTCCTCACCGAGGAGAGTTTCGAGCGCGGGGTCCGCGAAGTCGAGCGACTCGCTGCTGGTGACAGCGACGGAGACGGAGACGAGGTAGCGACCTACGACGTCGACATCGTCACCGCGAGCGGCGACCTCGTCCCCTGTGAGGTCAACACTACGCTCCTCGAGGGCGAGGGCGACCTCTCCGGCAGCGTCGGCATCCTCCGGGACGTCACCGATCGCAAGCTGATGGAACAGGAACTCGTCGACCACCGGGAGAAAATGGAGAAGCTTCACGAGATCGCGTCTCGCCTCGACTCGTGTGAAACGGCCCAGGACGTCTACGACCTCACCGTCGAAACCGCCGAGGACGTTCTCGAGTTCGACGTCTGCGTCGTCGACCGCGTCGACGGCGAGTACCTCGAGACCGTCGCCGTCTCCTCGACGATCCACGAGGACGGGTTCTCGAGTCGCGCGCCGATCGACGAGGGCATCGCGGGCAAGACCTATCGAAACGACCGAACGTACCGGCTCGACGACCTCAGAGCCGACGAGGAGGCGACGCCCGAACGCGACTCCTACCGATCGGTGTTGAGCGCGCCGATCGGTGACCGCGGCATCTTCCAGGCGGTCTCGACGGACGTGGGTGCGTTCGATCGGGCCGACCAGGAACTGACCGAGTTGTTGCTCTCGCACGTCTCTGACACGCTCGACCGCCTCGCGTTCGAAACCCGACTCAAGGCGGAACGCGACCGCTTCGCCGCGCTCTTCGAGAACGTCCCCGATGCGATCGTCAGCACGAAGCGCGTCCCCGACGGTCCGATCGTCGAGCAGGTGAACCCGGCGTTCGAGCGAATCTTCGGGTACGAGGAGTCCGAACTGCTCGAGAAACCGCTCGACTCGTTCATTGTACCCCCCGATCGCTTCGAGCACGCCCAGGAGATCAACGAACGCGGGACGCGAGGGGAAGCCGTCGAGGCGGAGGTCAAGCGTCGAACGAGCGACGGGCTTCGCGACTTCATGATGCGGGTCGTCCCGATGGACACGAACGGCTCGACCGACCGAGCCTTCGGCCTCTACACCGACATCACGGCCCAGAAACAGCACCAAAAGCGCGTCGAGATCCTGAACCGCGTCCTCCGACACGACCTGCGAAACGGCATGAACATCATCAACGGCTGCGCGGAGATGCTTGCGGAAGCCGTCGAGGACGAGGACGACCGGGACTTTGCCGAAGCGATCCAGGAACGGGCGGGCGAACTCATCAGCCTCGCCGAAAAGACGCGAGCGGTCGAACGAACGCTGGACCGTGACGGCGCAGCGGCCGGCCCCGTCGACGTCGTCGACTGCGTCGAAACGGCCCTCGGCCGAATCGACGCGGAGTACCCGGCCGTGGACATCGGCTGTGCGCTCCCCGACCGGGCGCACGCTCGCGCCGACGAACTCCTCGGGGACGCGATCTTTCACGTCCTCGAGAACGCCATCGAACACAGCGACCGGGCGGAACCGACGATCGAGATCGGTCTCGAGGTGGACGACGACGACACGCTTACGCTCACAATCGCCGACGACGGCCCCGGCATTCCCGGGGAGGAACGGGCGCTCTTGCAGGAAGACGAAGAGATCACCCAGCTCCGCCACGCCAGCGGGCTCGGACTGTGGCTCGTCAACTGGGTGATCACCCAGTCCGGCGGGCAGTTGACCTTCCAGGAGAACGATCCCCGGGGGACCGTCGTCAGGATGCAGATCCCGACGGCAGACGTACCGACGAGGTCAGCGTCGATCGACGGTACGGCGACGAGCGACTGA
- a CDS encoding GAF domain-containing sensor histidine kinase, with translation MDTPNMSLLLVGSPPCRDDLTSVLSKAGWSVRTESTVEDARAQLVADSSDSVDCLLVATDSPHETVSTLEEARPLVPVLALLPDSDSNSNSNSNFDSNSSLTTDPITDPGPDPDPANKPTSNPAAILEAGATDYVVQAGPIEAWGPLLCRRLEVARDHVLERIASRALYDGAHGTDAALHCLFDAKLRHVVAVGGALGRGLEASSLEGVAIDELAADGSVDSDDRSETGLDPGACTHLEANYVAALEGTARRREFRLRGRPYAVETMPVPDLEGRFGIARYRPVPETTPRETRDKLDRLSAIASELDEYDDESLICRRTVETAAEVLEFDACSITERVDDELVPLAAAASDPSQSLEYRSADDGIAGETLRRGKSIVVDDIRDDPVARSTDDRYRSGLSIPVGEFGVFQAASIEPRAFSDTDRELAELLVSNATHAIERVRYDRTITRERDRFAALFQNVPDAAVQYVVETDESGEPEPIIEAVNAAFVRLFGYEPVDAIGQSTCDLLVPDDDEALEAARSLYNTVAQGERLEAEVTRLGVDGLAPFLLRSAPVGTDGDDQRGYFIYTDIGELVERERQLERQNERLDTFASVVSHDLRNPLSIASGYLETALDTGNREHLHVVAEEHERMYDMIEDLLQLARQGDSIGDIEPIDLEAVAERSWDGVDTADATLSIESVPVVEGDADRLQHLFENLFRNAVLHGGDQVSVTVGTSEGGFYVEDDGPGIPDALKDEVLEMGVSTAKGQGGNGFGLAIVSEIAAAHGWRVDVVDGTDGGARFEISIDESRHGGLESLTGGAGDRN, from the coding sequence ATGGATACCCCCAATATGTCGCTCCTGCTGGTCGGTTCGCCCCCCTGCAGGGACGACCTCACGTCCGTACTGTCGAAGGCGGGGTGGTCCGTACGAACCGAATCGACTGTCGAGGATGCGCGCGCGCAACTCGTGGCGGATTCGTCGGACTCGGTCGACTGTCTCCTCGTGGCGACGGATTCGCCCCACGAGACAGTTTCGACGCTCGAGGAGGCTCGACCACTGGTTCCGGTTCTGGCGTTGCTTCCTGATTCTGATTCTAATTCTAATTCCAATTCTAATTTCGATTCCAATTCCTCCCTCACCACCGATCCCATCACCGACCCCGGTCCAGACCCAGACCCCGCCAACAAGCCCACTTCCAACCCGGCCGCGATTCTGGAGGCAGGGGCCACCGATTACGTCGTCCAGGCGGGACCGATCGAGGCGTGGGGTCCGCTCCTCTGCCGGCGACTCGAGGTGGCTCGAGACCACGTCCTGGAACGGATCGCCTCGCGTGCCCTGTACGACGGAGCTCACGGAACCGACGCGGCACTTCACTGCCTGTTCGACGCGAAGTTACGACACGTCGTCGCTGTCGGCGGGGCGCTCGGTCGCGGCCTCGAGGCGTCGTCGCTCGAGGGCGTTGCGATCGACGAGCTGGCAGCCGACGGGTCCGTCGACTCGGACGACCGCTCCGAGACCGGCCTGGACCCCGGGGCCTGCACCCACCTCGAGGCCAACTACGTCGCCGCACTCGAGGGAACTGCTCGTCGGCGGGAGTTTCGACTCCGTGGACGGCCGTACGCGGTCGAAACGATGCCCGTACCGGACCTCGAGGGGCGATTCGGCATCGCCCGATACCGACCGGTACCGGAGACGACCCCCCGGGAGACCCGGGACAAACTCGATCGCCTTTCGGCAATCGCTTCGGAACTCGACGAGTACGACGACGAGTCTCTCATCTGTCGACGGACGGTCGAAACTGCTGCCGAGGTCCTCGAGTTCGACGCGTGTTCGATCACCGAACGGGTGGACGACGAACTCGTCCCGCTCGCGGCGGCCGCGTCGGACCCATCTCAGTCACTCGAATACCGCTCCGCCGACGACGGAATCGCCGGGGAGACCCTTCGCCGGGGTAAATCGATCGTCGTCGACGACATTCGCGACGACCCGGTCGCCCGATCGACCGACGATCGCTACCGGTCTGGGCTCTCGATCCCGGTCGGCGAGTTTGGCGTGTTCCAGGCGGCGTCGATCGAGCCTCGTGCCTTCAGCGATACCGATCGCGAACTCGCCGAACTGCTCGTCTCCAACGCCACCCACGCGATCGAACGGGTTCGCTACGACCGGACGATCACCCGCGAACGCGACCGCTTCGCGGCACTCTTCCAGAACGTGCCGGATGCAGCGGTCCAGTACGTCGTCGAGACGGACGAGTCCGGCGAGCCCGAACCCATCATCGAAGCCGTCAACGCGGCGTTCGTGCGGCTGTTCGGTTACGAGCCGGTGGACGCCATCGGCCAGTCGACGTGCGACCTGCTGGTCCCGGACGACGACGAGGCGCTCGAGGCCGCTCGGTCGCTCTACAACACCGTCGCCCAGGGTGAACGCCTCGAGGCGGAGGTAACCCGACTGGGCGTCGACGGACTCGCCCCGTTCTTGCTCCGGAGCGCCCCCGTAGGAACCGACGGCGACGACCAGCGCGGCTACTTCATCTACACTGACATCGGCGAACTCGTCGAGCGCGAACGCCAACTCGAGCGCCAGAACGAACGCCTCGATACGTTCGCCTCGGTCGTCAGTCACGACCTGCGAAACCCGCTGTCCATCGCCAGCGGCTACCTCGAGACGGCCCTGGACACGGGGAACCGCGAGCACCTTCACGTCGTCGCCGAGGAACACGAACGAATGTACGACATGATCGAAGACCTGCTGCAACTGGCTCGCCAGGGCGACTCGATCGGCGACATCGAACCCATCGACCTCGAGGCCGTCGCCGAGCGCTCGTGGGACGGCGTCGACACCGCCGACGCGACCCTGTCGATCGAGTCGGTGCCAGTGGTCGAGGGCGACGCCGACCGCTTACAGCACCTCTTCGAGAACCTGTTTCGAAACGCGGTCCTTCACGGAGGCGACCAGGTCTCCGTTACTGTCGGGACCAGCGAGGGCGGCTTCTACGTCGAAGACGACGGCCCGGGCATTCCGGACGCATTGAAAGACGAGGTCCTGGAGATGGGCGTCTCGACGGCCAAAGGACAGGGCGGAAACGGGTTCGGGCTGGCGATCGTTTCCGAAATCGCGGCGGCACACGGGTGGCGCGTCGACGTCGTCGACGGCACCGATGGCGGCGCTCGCTTCGAGATTTCGATTGACGAGAGTCGACACGGTGGCCTCGAGTCGCTGACCGGCGGGGCTGGTGATCGGAACTAA
- a CDS encoding radical SAM protein, with translation MSQPTPEVYEQGKGMDAHNQVMREVRSRKEKSYDPHEPTRVWLDEDNTPNGVRESLTIILNTGGCRWARAGGCTMCGYVAESVDGGTVPHEALMDQIQVCLDHEADEANEPAPLIKIYTSGSFLDEREVSAESRKAIAETFGDRERIVLESLPDFVDREKIGDFTQYGLQTDVAIGLETATDRVRRDCVNKYFDFEAFEDACAEAVAADKAGGAETDVDAHVDVDVEPDATGNETDSTGETGETGGAGIKAYLLMKPPFLTESEALEDMVASVERCLAVDGCHTVSMNPCNVQRYTMVDDLYFQDGYRPPWLWSVAAVLERTADVAGIVVSDPVGHGTDRGAHNCGECDDLVQKAIKDFDLRQDPSVFEQVSCECEATWEAVLDLETGFNQPLTR, from the coding sequence ATGAGCCAGCCGACGCCCGAGGTCTACGAGCAGGGCAAGGGCATGGACGCCCACAACCAGGTGATGCGCGAGGTTCGCTCGCGCAAAGAGAAGAGCTACGACCCCCACGAACCGACGCGGGTCTGGCTCGACGAGGACAACACGCCCAACGGCGTCAGGGAGAGCCTGACGATCATCCTCAACACCGGCGGCTGTCGCTGGGCGCGGGCGGGCGGCTGTACGATGTGTGGCTACGTCGCCGAGAGCGTCGACGGCGGGACGGTCCCCCACGAGGCGCTGATGGACCAGATCCAGGTCTGTCTGGATCACGAAGCCGACGAGGCCAACGAACCCGCGCCGCTGATCAAGATCTACACCTCCGGGTCGTTCCTCGACGAGCGCGAGGTGAGCGCCGAGTCCCGCAAGGCTATCGCCGAAACCTTCGGTGACCGCGAGCGCATCGTACTAGAGTCCCTGCCCGACTTCGTCGACCGCGAGAAGATCGGGGACTTCACGCAATACGGCCTCCAGACCGACGTGGCGATCGGGCTCGAGACGGCGACCGATCGGGTTCGCCGCGATTGCGTGAACAAGTACTTCGACTTCGAGGCGTTCGAGGACGCCTGTGCGGAAGCGGTCGCGGCGGACAAGGCTGGTGGCGCCGAAACCGATGTTGATGCCCATGTCGATGTCGACGTCGAACCTGACGCCACAGGCAACGAAACTGACAGCACAGGCGAAACCGGTGAAACCGGCGGCGCCGGCATCAAAGCCTACCTCCTCATGAAACCCCCCTTCCTCACCGAATCGGAGGCCCTCGAGGACATGGTCGCCTCCGTCGAACGCTGCCTGGCCGTCGACGGCTGTCACACCGTCTCGATGAACCCCTGCAACGTCCAGCGCTACACCATGGTCGACGACCTCTACTTCCAGGATGGCTACCGCCCGCCGTGGCTCTGGTCGGTCGCCGCCGTCCTCGAGCGGACGGCCGACGTGGCGGGCATCGTCGTCTCCGACCCCGTCGGCCACGGCACCGACCGCGGCGCCCACAACTGCGGGGAGTGCGACGACCTCGTCCAGAAGGCGATCAAGGACTTCGACCTGCGACAGGACCCGTCGGTGTTCGAGCAAGTTTCGTGTGAGTGTGAGGCGACCTGGGAGGCCGTTCTCGACCTCGAGACGGGGTTCAACCAGCCGCTCACAAGGTAG
- the prf1 gene encoding peptide chain release factor aRF-1 — MSQEGEQASSDRKKYEFRKVIEDLDNYEGSGTQLVTIYVPEDRQVSDVVAHVTQEHSEAANIKSKQTRTNVQDALKSIKDRLRYYDTFPPENGMVLFSGAVDSGGGQTEMITRVLESPPDPVESFRYHCDSNFLTDPLEYMLEDHGLYGLIVLDRREANVGWLKGKRIEPVKSASSLVPGKQRKGGQSAQRFARLRLEAIDNFYQEVAGMANDLFVPKRHELDGVLVGGPSPTKDEFLDGDYLHHEIQDTVLGKFDVSYTDESGLKDLVDNASDALADAEVMKDKKHMERFFKELHSGELATYGFDQTRRNLVMGSVETLLISEDLRKDVVTFDCEACDNTDYDLIDRRKATPSHECSECGTDVEATDEDREDSIEHLITIAEQRGTETKFISSDFEKGEQLYNAFGGIAGILRYDTGI; from the coding sequence ATGAGTCAGGAGGGAGAGCAGGCCAGTTCCGACCGGAAAAAGTACGAGTTCCGGAAGGTCATCGAGGACCTCGACAACTACGAGGGGTCGGGCACGCAACTCGTAACGATCTACGTCCCCGAGGACCGCCAGGTCAGCGACGTCGTCGCCCACGTTACCCAGGAACACAGCGAGGCGGCGAACATCAAGTCCAAACAGACCCGGACGAACGTCCAGGACGCCCTCAAGAGCATCAAGGATCGCCTCCGCTACTACGACACCTTTCCGCCGGAGAACGGTATGGTCCTCTTCTCGGGCGCCGTCGACTCCGGCGGCGGCCAGACCGAGATGATCACGCGCGTCCTCGAGAGCCCGCCCGATCCCGTCGAGTCCTTTCGGTATCACTGCGACTCGAACTTCCTGACCGACCCGCTCGAGTACATGCTCGAGGACCACGGCCTCTACGGGCTGATCGTCCTGGACCGCCGGGAGGCCAACGTCGGTTGGCTCAAGGGCAAGCGCATCGAACCCGTCAAGTCCGCCTCCTCGCTCGTCCCCGGCAAGCAGCGGAAAGGTGGCCAGTCCGCCCAGCGATTCGCCCGCCTGCGCCTCGAGGCCATCGACAACTTCTACCAGGAGGTCGCGGGGATGGCCAACGACCTGTTCGTCCCCAAGCGTCACGAACTCGACGGCGTCCTGGTCGGCGGTCCCTCCCCGACGAAGGACGAGTTCCTCGACGGCGACTACCTCCACCACGAGATTCAAGATACGGTACTCGGAAAATTCGACGTCTCCTACACGGACGAGTCCGGCCTGAAGGACCTGGTCGACAACGCCTCCGACGCCCTGGCCGACGCCGAGGTGATGAAGGACAAGAAGCACATGGAGCGCTTCTTCAAGGAACTCCACAGCGGGGAACTCGCCACTTACGGGTTCGACCAGACCCGGCGAAACCTCGTGATGGGTTCGGTCGAGACCCTTCTGATCAGCGAAGACCTCCGCAAGGACGTCGTCACCTTCGACTGCGAAGCCTGTGACAATACCGACTACGACCTGATCGACCGCCGGAAGGCCACGCCCTCTCACGAGTGCAGTGAGTGCGGTACCGATGTCGAGGCCACGGACGAGGACCGCGAGGACTCCATCGAGCACCTCATCACCATCGCCGAACAGCGCGGCACCGAGACCAAGTTCATCTCGAGTGACTTCGAGAAGGGCGAACAGCTCTATAACGCCTTCGGCGGCATTGCGGGCATCCTCCGGTACGATACGGGCATCTAG
- a CDS encoding helix-turn-helix transcriptional regulator: protein MTVPSPAEPLEVVSRRHSLLAALEPGPRAKGDLQDTVDCSSSTLDRAIRELETYHFLERRDGSVRLTSAGRLALQEHRRSQQALECITAASHVLQFAPSDAPLSMAVLKGATIHEPSSHVPNAPVERIADRMRDADRVWALGATERTPQFRRIITDQTADGDLAVEVVLTDDLISFLLETSTDALKRFLEVDAFEAATVEEIPYGLAVLETPAKTYTFVTLTDEGDVQGVIENDSQAAYEWGREVFRQVRSTATALQPPE, encoded by the coding sequence ATGACCGTACCTTCGCCCGCCGAACCGCTCGAGGTGGTGTCCCGCCGTCACTCGCTGCTGGCAGCGCTCGAACCGGGACCGCGGGCGAAAGGCGACCTCCAGGACACCGTCGATTGCTCGTCGTCGACGCTCGACCGAGCCATCCGCGAACTCGAGACCTACCACTTCCTCGAGCGTCGCGACGGGTCAGTACGGCTGACCAGCGCGGGTCGACTCGCCCTCCAGGAGCATCGACGGAGCCAGCAGGCACTCGAGTGTATCACGGCGGCCAGTCACGTCCTGCAGTTCGCCCCGTCCGATGCGCCGCTATCGATGGCCGTCCTGAAGGGGGCGACGATCCACGAACCCAGTTCGCACGTGCCGAACGCCCCGGTCGAACGGATCGCTGACCGTATGCGAGACGCGGACCGGGTCTGGGCACTCGGCGCCACCGAACGCACGCCGCAGTTTCGTCGCATCATTACCGATCAAACGGCCGACGGCGACCTCGCGGTCGAGGTAGTTCTGACGGACGACCTCATATCGTTTCTCCTCGAGACCTCCACTGATGCCCTCAAGCGCTTCCTCGAGGTGGATGCGTTCGAAGCGGCGACGGTCGAGGAGATTCCGTACGGGCTGGCGGTCCTCGAGACGCCGGCGAAGACGTACACGTTCGTCACTCTCACGGACGAGGGTGACGTCCAGGGGGTCATCGAGAACGACTCGCAGGCGGCCTACGAGTGGGGCCGTGAGGTGTTTCGACAGGTTCGCTCTACGGCGACGGCGTTGCAGCCGCCGGAGTAG
- a CDS encoding DUF6276 family protein, with protein MNCSCDVDPITFVVSPSLRAYAPEETDTAAICPHCLRVEPASSGAGDPDFSRVSASFPSGDAGVALALAIGLCESLATNRTKLEGVLEAVERHGADPLLAIDRVLAEPSVEPEVDLERRRHQLEQLLY; from the coding sequence ATGAACTGCTCCTGTGACGTCGACCCGATCACCTTCGTGGTTTCGCCCTCGCTTCGAGCCTACGCTCCCGAAGAGACCGACACGGCGGCAATCTGTCCGCACTGCCTTCGCGTCGAGCCCGCCAGCTCCGGGGCGGGCGATCCCGACTTCTCGCGCGTGAGTGCTTCGTTTCCGTCGGGCGACGCCGGCGTCGCGCTCGCGCTCGCGATCGGTCTCTGTGAGTCACTAGCGACGAACCGCACGAAACTCGAGGGCGTCCTCGAGGCGGTCGAGCGCCACGGGGCCGACCCACTGCTGGCCATCGATCGGGTGCTCGCCGAGCCGTCGGTCGAGCCAGAGGTCGACCTCGAGCGCCGACGTCATCAGCTCGAACAGCTGCTGTACTGA
- a CDS encoding V-type ATP synthase subunit D → MAKDVKPTRKELMQIEDRIDLSERGHGTLEKKRDGLIMEFMDILDQAQDVRGELSEDYERAQKTINMARAMEGDVAVRGAAAALQEHPEITTESKNIMGVVVPQIESSKVTKSLDQRGYGIMGTSARIDEAAEAYEDLLQSIILAAEVETAMKKMLREIETTKRRVNALEFKLLPDLYENKEYIEQKLEEQEREEIFRLKKIKEKKEAEEDEEEELARTQRDAEEREPATASGVPGTN, encoded by the coding sequence ATGGCCAAGGACGTCAAACCCACCCGGAAAGAGTTGATGCAGATCGAGGATCGCATCGACCTCTCCGAGCGCGGGCACGGGACGCTCGAGAAGAAACGCGACGGGTTAATCATGGAGTTCATGGACATCCTGGACCAGGCCCAGGACGTCCGCGGCGAACTCTCGGAGGACTACGAGCGCGCCCAGAAGACGATCAACATGGCGCGTGCGATGGAAGGCGACGTCGCCGTTCGCGGGGCGGCCGCCGCCCTCCAGGAACATCCCGAGATCACGACCGAGTCGAAGAACATCATGGGCGTCGTCGTCCCCCAGATCGAGTCCTCGAAGGTCACGAAGAGCCTCGACCAGCGTGGCTACGGGATCATGGGCACCTCCGCGCGCATCGACGAGGCCGCCGAAGCCTACGAGGACCTCCTCCAGAGCATCATCCTCGCCGCCGAAGTCGAGACGGCGATGAAGAAGATGTTGCGGGAGATCGAGACCACCAAGCGCCGCGTCAACGCCCTCGAGTTCAAACTCCTGCCCGACCTCTACGAGAACAAGGAGTACATCGAGCAGAAACTCGAGGAGCAAGAACGCGAGGAGATTTTCCGGCTCAAGAAGATCAAGGAGAAGAAAGAGGCAGAGGAAGACGAAGAGGAGGAACTCGCCCGCACCCAGCGCGACGCCGAGGAGCGCGAACCCGCGACCGCCAGCGGCGTTCCCGGCACCAACTGA
- a CDS encoding Hsp20/alpha crystallin family protein, protein MRRDDRDEPFDDLFREIERMMNDMMAGGDVGFESRTDTDAGFGADTHVDVHDTEEEVRVIADLPGVEKQNIELECDGKTLTISARSDHREYDERVSLPRRVNEHTASATYNNGVLEVVFEPAEQSSDISLE, encoded by the coding sequence ATGCGCCGAGACGACCGCGACGAACCCTTTGACGACCTCTTTCGAGAGATTGAGCGGATGATGAACGACATGATGGCTGGCGGAGACGTCGGCTTCGAGTCGCGGACGGACACCGACGCCGGCTTCGGCGCCGACACCCACGTCGACGTTCACGACACCGAGGAGGAAGTCCGCGTCATCGCCGACCTCCCCGGCGTCGAAAAGCAGAACATCGAACTCGAGTGCGACGGCAAGACGCTCACCATCTCCGCCCGGAGTGACCACCGTGAGTACGACGAGCGCGTCTCCCTTCCCCGCCGGGTCAACGAACACACCGCCTCCGCGACCTACAACAACGGGGTGCTCGAGGTCGTTTTCGAACCCGCCGAGCAGTCCTCGGACATCAGTCTCGAGTAA